The Athene noctua chromosome 8, bAthNoc1.hap1.1, whole genome shotgun sequence region CAGTCTCCTGCAGGAGTCAGAAGGTTTTCTTGCCATGCTCATGTTCTGTGACCGAAGTTCATTCTCCCTTGAAGTAGCTGATATTGAAAGAGAGATAATGGATTTGATGAAATAACAGTCTAATCTAATGCAGCAAGTCTTGTAATTCTATTTATATGGTTTGTAAATATGTTGTCACTGATTACTAGGAAATAATTTactcccttccctcccacctgCTTAGACATGATATTTAATCTGGTATATGGTGTGCTGACAAACAGAAACCTCTACAGTCATTAAAAACTCACACTGAAGGAGTGTTTCCTTTCAGGCAAAACTTATGACTTCAAAAGCGATAGGAGTCTCCATGGCAACCAGCATGCAGATGATGGTCCTCATCCTCTAAACCAGGAAAGAGTCAAACCTGCTACTGGAGAGCCACAGATTAGAAACATTCGCTCTAATTTTTGCACTTTACTCtaagttttttactttttacattAAACAGAGCAATTTTATCGTGATTTATTGAATTTCGCTGTTGTGGAACTGATTTTGTATATCAAGTATGGCATgagtttgcaaaaaaaaccctaagaaaaagaaaagacatttcatcagttttcagcaaaaagaaaacagtggaGCATACTTTTTTTAATCAATCTACACGTGCCATATAATACTCCCGCTGGAGAAGGAAACCACTGCAAGATGCTTTGAAGACGTATTTTTCAGCCTCTGCCATGTCTTTGAATATCTCTATGTAAAAATCACTTTAGTATCTCATGCAGCAATTGAGAAAGAGGTGACTCATCCAGCTAGAAATATTCCTACTCAAATGAGCACTTGCCATAAAAGAAACATTCCCTGAAGTGACCATATGTCTTGATTTCAGCACAACCAAGAACTTCCCCATGTAAGCTTAGCAGAGTTTGATCTATATTTAATTGTGATGACAATTTAATCTCTTAACAAGTCTTTTGTTGGGTAAAGGCATTGTGCAGTAGAAGTACAGAGTAGATCTAATACAACCTGTACTTTTCCATCCTGAAGAGAAAATATTGTGACTTTATAGCACCcaacagtagaaaaaaataatctgtgaccTCTGAACCAGCTGTCTGTGCTGTACTTAGATGATTGTAGGACATGCATATAGTGCAGTTACATTGCATTGAATTCATCATAACACTGAAGGACTGTTCAAGGCCTATGAACTCTCTGAGACCTTCAAACAAGTTGcaggtttatttctcattttctcactccaactaaacaaaaataaagtttcaggGCTACAGAGGGAGCCTGTCAATGCTGAATTAATGTTGTTAATGTCATTGAAAATAACAGTGCTAAAGATCAGCATCACTTACCTGTTGTCAGAGGCATCTCAGCTGAATTACTTCCATGCTGATATATTCTTAGATTATGCCTGATCAGTAATGGCAGAGAAAAATTGAAGTTCATCTGTCAGGGATTTAAGATGTAGGAGCAAAAATACAATAGATATAAAAGTTGTGGACAATTCAGTACATCATAAATTGTGCTCTCCTATAAACGGAGCTTAGAGTAGGTGGCATGTGCTTGTACTGGGTGACTTTGACAGGAGGTGCACCCTGCACACCTATTTATTACCTTTGGGTGTAGATTCATTGTCTAAGGATGCAACCATTTGAACTTTGAGGAAGAACTCACTGGAGAAGATGGTAATGTTACTCGTCTGTTACAGTCTGGAGCATCACATTTCCACCTCAGTGTCTGCGGTGAGATTGAGGCTCTTTAAACGCCAGACAGAGAGGTAAGACTGATGAAAGGCATCTCCTCTCTATAGTATAACGATATGAAGTTTCACCTggttagattttatttttaaatctccgAGACGATGCTGCCCGTGCTCTACAGCTCTATGTAGCAAGTGCAGCCCAGCAGAGGAGAACATGTAGAGCAAAACCATCAATGCTGTTCACTCTACAGGTATTTCAGAGGGCTTGCTCGTGTGATCCCATGCACTGAATACCCGTTAGCTTTTGGAGCACCTTATAAGCACATCCCCTGACTTAGTTTCATCCAGAAGAGCTCCAGTTGTGCTCTCTACAACGTGAAACAAAGTAAGGTAAGTGGGTTTGACCAGGAAATTAACTCAGGAGGGTATTCCCGACTGAAATGTCGATGTAGCCACACCCTTTGGCATTAGCACTTTCCAGGGTACAGCTGAGCAGCGCCATTGTGGGAGAGTGCAGTTTTATGAATGGCAGGAtttatccatttatttatttattttgctatctGGGCATTGTTCAATATTTTGGTGAGGGTGAGATCTACTGTAGGTGAAGATGCATCTAAGGATTGTTATTGTTAAGTTGGGTATCAAGATTTTAAACGTTTGACTGTGTCCTACCCTCAGACACGCAACATCTAAATTTCACCTTCACTCTTAGTAACTCCTCCCCACTGGTCCAGTGCTCATggctttgtgtttctgtattaTGACCATAGCTTTAAAAAGACTTTCATAAAGAAAGGTAATACgcattttctttctcacagttAAATTGGCACTGTTCACTGATGTAGGTCGAGAACCAACTCTGATAAGACTTTTTTGTCTCCAGCCTAGAGATACATTTCCCTACTCTTGGCTAGTTTTGCTGGTGGAATGGAGAACATGTCATGTAACAAACGGCAGTGATGGACTCTGTCTTTATTGGCATTTGCTGTGAAGATATAAAGCCATTTAGCCCCAAGTGTGACACAGGAGTGTATGTCTCTCAGTGATCAGTGCCAATGCCGGAGGTAACCTCTTGCTGTCTCAGCTGCTCTTGAAGTCCTGCACCTGTGCAGCTGAAGACCACTGACCACCTCTCTGAAAGGAAGAGTTTCCAATTGGAAATTGTCCAACAAGCCTGGCCATCAGTGAATAGTATATATTCCAGGGTTTACTATAGATATATTCCAGAGTGTTTTTAGGTAGAAGCCCAGAGCTCCTCTGAACTTGTATGGATCCTcgtgggaagaagaaaggaaaggactGTGGCTTaattgctgcctgcagctctctgTCCAAATTTTAACACTCGCTTTGCTTATACCTGCCCTTTCTGCACTGAACAATCTATGAATGTTTAATATTGGAATGTTTTAAGTGGCAGTAAGTGCTCGATGGTAAGTCACTTCATGCTGTACTGTGGTAAAACTGAAGTGCTTAGTGGTTTCTCTGTGACCTCTGTTACAATCTGGTTCTCTTGGAGATGCAGAGCTAGATCAAATCTGCACAActgcttttaaatattaatgtgCCTGTGCATCATCATGTGTTCTTAAATCTGTGGGCACTGCTAAAGGCtgcaaaaatataattaaaaaataaatatttccattaatatACTGACTTCTATTTATCAATGACTACTTtgtttcctttccctcttcttgCTTccactttttctgttctttttccctGTAAATATACAGAAGTTTTAAGACCGTTATATCTCTAATAAATGTCTGGTGAGTTCAATTTCTTGACTATACACAAAGGTATATGTATTTGTGTGACATCAAAATGATCAGTCCACTACAATTGACACTGGCATAGTCTTACTGTCAGTGATGTATCTACATTGAATTGACACAAAACGGGTGGGAGAAGAGAATCCCCACTGCTGCTTCATGGAAGCTGAGGCTTAGAAAACTTAGAAGTTGAGACCTCTGAAATCTATCTAAAGCACATGGATTCCTAAATCCCATTAAATCTGGTGTTCAAGCATGAATTGCCAAAAGCTTGGGTACCTTAAAGGTCTAGGGGCCAGATTTTCAAAGAAGGATGTTTGTTGTTACTTTGCTAAGTGAAATCAACTGGATTTAGGTACTTAACTGAACACATATGCAGTGTCTATTTTTTGAcaatgaagctttctataaaacatttaaaaagcacTTCCCTTTCTAAAATGGGCTGTTAGGTAAACTTTCCAAACTGTAACCTCATTTACTGGAAGTCACTGATCCATTACTTCTGACATTACAATGCAACTCTGTATGGACCCAAGCTGAACACAAAAATCCATATATAAAATAGCAGTGGaattaaaattattacttcatTGGTAAGaatatattcaaaatattctTGAATATACAAAACATGGTGAATTCCAAAATGAAAAAAGGAGCACAGATTTTTGTACATCATCACAGAAAAAgccagaaaggctttttttttttcaccagattTCTCATTTTGCATGTTCAGGAGTTTAAGAATAGACAATGACATTAAAATCTTCCATAAAGTTATTGGTACAAACATCTACTGTTCATGCATTCTCTGTACAATATTCAATCAGTGCTGCCTGTACATAAAGAAATAGAATGTGCAGTATTCTGGTTCCATAAATATTTGCAATCAAAATAAACATGTGGGACACTATATTTACTCATAAGACTAGAACTAACAAGCACTTCTCATTTTTTACAAGCTGTCTGTAGTTCTCTCTCATTTATTTTGCACCTGTTTGCTGAATTTCTGCTAATGATTTTTGATCTGATCCATGCTGAGAAGCCATTCCTGAAGAATACTGATATTCACAATTTTAGCTTGGTGTACAGTCTTTAGTCTCTGGCTGGATGAACACACCAAGTCAGAATCAGGTTTGTAGTCACATTTTCATATTGTTAAGTACTTAGTCTCCCCTGAGCTCTCTTAGAGGTGAACCCCAAATGGTCATAAACAGTCACTGCCAAGCTTTACAGAAATTCAGAGTAATGTTAACTGACTCTGTAATGCCTTCTTAATTTTGCTGTATCGGTATCATgaagttttaaagttttatataCAGAGAAAACTTCACAGGCTCTTTCACAGCTCGTTTTGTCATCTGCATCAAATGCCTTTCTGGCAAGGGAATCAGCAAACACAAGTGGTGACATAGTTTCTGCTTTTTGTGACAAACACCCTGTTTACAGCAGTCCTAAGGTAAGAGATCCTTGAGACATGTTGTGCAGAAGCTACTTCATGGAGGTGCCTTTGCTATCATGTGGCTTCATCACGGTGTACAGGCTTCCAGCCGCCTTTGTTGGGGCTTCCATTTCCATGCTAAATATCGGGGCAGTGACCcgaaacacaggctgggtgattcTCTGTGCAGGCATCCTGCCAAAGCGTTTTGCaggaaaggaacctgacacacAGCTATCATTTAAGGCCAATTTATCTCAAGAATCAATGGGCCTTTAAAAATTCACCAGCTCACATATCCTTTTCAGCGATGGTGGTTAACTGTTTTGTGCTCTGATTTTGTGGGCTTGTGAGGGAGCCTTGCTTTTCAGCATATGATGACATATCCATTGGTAAGAGGAAACTAACGGCCTTTACTTTACCCctggagaaaaatgagaaagcattATGAGGATTACAAATGCATAAAACgtggaaagaaagtaaaaaaatccaacaacccAGCAAGCAAAAGGTAAATGCTTTCAGCACTCGCACGCTGCATGGAGGCAGGATTTCATGCCCCACTGGGATGGGGTTCACACAGTCTTCCCAAAGGAGGAAGCATAGTGTTGTCTGCCTGTCTGTCCATCTGCTGGAAGAATTTGCCTTTTGCCATGGAGCCTCACATCTCCTGATTGGCGCCTGATGCATACGTACGAAGCTACGTGTACAGAACCCTTAGGGCGCACGTGCACCCACATGGACCCTGGGGGGCCTTCCATGGCTTCATGTTTATATGCATCAGTACCCAGCTACTGCAAGTGGGTGTGAGAGCAGTGGTTTCCGAGCAGTGAGTGTGCGCGTGGTAAATTACACCGGCTGTGAAAGCAGAGGGAGAAGCATGCTCCTTTATTTGTCCCAAAACTGGTTGGTTTGGCAAGTAAATGGTTTGTGTTTTGCAGAGCTTTGGTTTTCATTCTGACTGTCCTCTGTGGTTGCTGTCAGCTCACTCAGGCCCTTGAGGAGCACAAGAAAGGAAAATCACAAAACTGCAAGTGTTTATCGATGGTTACTGTGGGGTGTCCTGCAGGGCAGAGGACCCCTGCGATTTCCTTGTCCCTTCTCACCTGCTAATTAGACCTGTCCCACGGGAAGGTGAAACCGTCAAGCCTGAACCCCCCAATGGTGACATTTGTACCAAACCGGCCTTGTACCTTTTGTAATTTTACTATAAGAGCCCTGAAGACAGTTCCCAGCCTCTCTTATCCTCCCTAATGTATTCAaatatttagtcttttttttatttaccaaaaaaagtGGAAATCACATGGTGTAAATCATGCTTTAGCATGTATGAATGAAAATGTTGTAGACATGCAAATTAGTGATGATTTGTTAGCAGTGCTGTTATTTTATTACTTGGATGCAACTGCACTCTAGATAAATCCAAGGTGATACTTCTACAGagttaattttaaagcaaaaatattcagCATCACATATAGGATTATAGCTTTGAAGCAAAATGTGACAAATCTACAATAAATAAAGAATAGGAAAAGCTGTCATGGACCAGCATGCTGGGAAGAATGAAAATGTCATCAGTGTTAAAAATTAAGCTCAATTAGCTTGCTGAATTCATTGCCACAAATTACCCTACTAGCTAAAAGCTTTCTAAGCTTGCTGTATGTGTTAGACCTTTGTGTATATAACGGAAACATTCACCATTATGaccagaaaatatattaaactttttttggtATAAGAAACAAAAAGCTTCGTGCTTCAGGATATCACCTACTGAGGGGGTTAGGTAACAAGCTCTTTCCATAGCCATTTCTTCTCCGAAAGCAGCCAACACTGCGTGGACATGAGTCATGGTGCCACACTCACTGCTGTTCAGAGCTGACACGGCAGCTCTAAAGATAGCGACCAAATAATCAGCACTGTTTCTTTGGCCGCTGGGTAACCAGTGCTTTTAAACCTGTAGGTCCCAAGGAATTAGTTGTAATAGACCCACGCTGCTATTTTGATTGCTTGGAAAGCTCTTTTTCCCCTTGTGAGAACGCAGTGGCATTTGCCATTGCTGTTCCTGCTCCTGTGTGCTGACCCTGTGTTCCCTAACACACACTCTCCACGCGGGCTGGCTTCAGGGCAAACCTCTCAGAAGTGTTCATGTGCACCGAGAGTCTTAAGTTTCCCTGAACCCAGTGGAGCATATGCTGAAATCCAGAGCTACAGGTCACAATACGAGTTCCCTGCCAGGGActaaatttaagtatttaaatgctGTAAAACATCTGACCCTCAAATGTCCTTACAAGAAAACCCAGGTGCCTATGAAAACTTGACCTTGTTGTCCCCTCCAGGCTCTCAGCGAGGAGCTGGGCTCCTAACTGGGTTGGCACGGGGAACGTGAGGTGCTGTGCACTGGCCTGCTCTCGGGATGCACTGCTGTGTGGGGGTGGCACCAAATAAAAGCTGACACGACATGTCACATGTGTGGGTACATCAGTGCAGGCAACACAACCCGCTACAGCTGTGCAGCCCCCGAACTGAGGCCTCTGGAGTCCTGCCCTGGGACACGTGTGCACTGGCCGGCCCACAGACTTCTCACTGTTCAAACACACACACCTTGAGGcctttcagattctttttcttttgagcGTGGCATGATCAGCACTAAAACCATCAATCTACACGGATTCCCAGGGTGTATAGATCAGCACTACGAGGCGAGCGGGTCTACTGTGTATCACAGCCTCATTATTGGTGCTTCTACCATTGATTGTTGCCCTATGTTGGAAAGCTGCTCATCAGTGAGCAGAGATGCTCAGAGCTTGTCCAGCAGCCATTTCACTTAATTTAGAAGCTGTCCTGAGAGCAtttttctcaaggctgaaaaCATTAACTTGTAATGCTTCAATTACAAGGGAAATATGATACAGTACATCTAAATCCACGAGCCACATTAATCACGTTTTCAAATCATAGTTCAGAGTTCCTTGATATCTCCATGCTTTTCGTTCAGAGTTTAAAAATCCCTTTCAAGCTTAGCCTGTCAGAACAACACATCAATCTGAAAAACTCTGCCTGACTTTAAAGGAGAGATTTCAACCCCATtccctctcccctcagcctctcctctcaATAGTAAATTTAAACTGCTAGCACCAGCAATCTTCATGCGTTGCAAAGAGAAGCAACTTACCCAAACGAGGTCTCCTGTCTGCTCAAAGCCCATATACATTCGAACAAGAATTTTGCTGATAACTAATTAAAACCCATAGCAATGTCCAGATATGCTATTAAGTGAAACCTGCAACCTGTCCATGCAGGCAATGCTGTGAAGGCAAACTGAACCTACCTACACTTATAGACATGCTCCCGAAACAGCTCCGTTTTGCTGGAATGATTGTAGGAGAGACagtttgatggggttttttcaaGCCCTTTCTCCTCTCCACTGGTGATCTGTGCTGCGGCCGGAGGGGCTGGTGGCGGGGCAGTGCCCGGGAGCCCATTGCTCAGAGGCCTCTCGCCAGCCTGATGAGACCTCGTGCTGGAAGGAGCGGGTGCTGGTGCAGCAGTGGAGTAGCGCCGCACGGTCATGGTGGTATCTGAGTAGCAGAGACAAAAGCAGAGCTAGGACCAATAATAACATTGAGAATTCAGATAtccttaatgtatttttaatacttttcttttggctcaaaaatgttttaaacatggGGAGGCGGAAAGGCAGAGGAGGCCAAACAGCCCCTTTGGATCTCACCCTTTCCCCTAGAAGGAAGCTGGAGAGGACAAGCCACAAGGTTGGAAAGCGCTTTGCACATCTTTCACACTCGCTGGAAGACGAGTCAGCTATTCCCAAGCTGACAACATCCATAGGCACCAGCAGCCCCACTTTAAGAGGCCCTCAGGTTAGTAACCTGACCACTGGGTTCAGTGGACTTGGTGGTAGGCATTACCCAATTGCAGCACTCATCTAGCTTCACAAAAATCCACTAGTACTGTTCAGCATCTCATTCATTTTCATAGACTTGTCTCTCTCAAAACTCGTGGGGGCATTTTTCCACAGCCCGGACCTTTCCAGGAGGCTGGTTGAGAGGTCAGCCACCAGACCTGTGCAGCATGTAGACTGTAACAGCAGCTGCAACTGCAACATAGCACACACCATACTAATGCCAAGAAGTTGTGTTAGTGAAGCAGTTTTCCAGTGGACTGGATGTGACAGACTTCAGAAAAGGAGGTGACAGACCTCAAGCATATACAATGCCTAACAGCCTGACCCTGCCAATAACTGCATCCAATTCTAGATTACTTCTCACCAAACAACACTTTGCTCTAATTCCTGCTTCATTAAATCCTCCAGAAGTCCCAGACACACTTCTATAACAgaggaaaattttcatttttcccctctgatAAAACTGTGAAGAGAGTGTATTCCTATATATCGGCCCCTCTCTCCCTTAGCCAAAACTAACTGCATTATCTGCAAAGAGAAACTGCACATCTGGTGTGATGTATGCAACCCATCACTATTTGTTACTATCTGTAGAGTTTTTCTCATCTTCTACTAAGGCAAGAGAGGTTACAGCACAATTACAACTGTTGGTCCTTTTCTATCTAGAAAAGATAGGGGACAGGCATGGGCAAGATAGTCCATGACCACAAAAAGTCAAAGCACTAAATCAAATTCTGCTTAAAAAAGACAAACTGAACTCTTTGAGTGGATTTCTGCTTGAGCAGCAGCAAAATACCACTGAGCTCAGCCTGGGGGATGCAGGTGCCCCCCTAAATAGATCACCGAGTGAGACACTGGTTAGGGTGGGTTTGGGTGTGGGCACTGAAGGAGGCCAGAGCACTTCCATCAAGTTAACTAAACATCTGGCTCATCTCACTGGCTCATCTCCCCTTCCATGCAGAcatacagcagctgggctgggagatCCTGCATGGGCAGCCCTGGCTCTTCAGTACCTGTCTGCTCCTTTGGTGCCGGAGCAGGACCAGCCACGATGCTTCTGTTCAGGAATGCTGGCGAGCCAACTGGTCCTTCCCCATCACTGGCGAGGTTTCTCATGCTGCTGTTCCCACCTCCTCTTGCTGCCTCTCTCTCCAGTGGCACAGCTCTCTGCCCGCAGACCTGCAGCTCTCCTCTCAGGACCCTGTTTTCCCTCTCCAGCTTGTTGATTTGGGAACGCATCTTGCGGATGACCTGGAGGAGGTGCGTGTTTCCCTCCATGGTCCCACGCTGTGCAGCAAGGCTCCCCGCTCCGCCACCAAAGCACTTGCCCAGCAGAGAAGCTCCTAAGCCGGTGGCAGGCTGACCCTGCCCTTAAAAAGGCTCTGGACAACAGGAGTCCCTCCCCGCATGCAGAGCTCGGGCCAGCTCCCACCACCCAGAGGGCCGGACTGAGTTGTCAAGTTACTAAGAGAGGGCCCATGATTTATTCATTCAGGGTCTCATTTTTCAGAGTAGGGCTGGCCTCTTACACACTGCACAAATCACTGTCAACACCATATCACTGTATCATCGGAAAACGCTCCTGCTCCCTCGCTTGCCTCAAGCTTTGTTTTTGTCTGAAAGGACCAAGGAGGACAGAGCCCATTTCCTTCGGTTTACCCAAGAAGGCCAGCAATTGCCTCCGTGGCACAGAGGGAGGGGTCATCCTTTGCTGGACAGCAGTTCCTCTCTCCCTCAACGCTAGGTGAATTACTCATTTTCACTCTGTGCATCTAGAAAAGAATTAGCAATTTctcaaaggaaaattaaatttccaaATGAAAGCTGGTATGGTGTGACCCCTGATATTAACAAAGTATGCCAACAGCTGTGATGGATGAGCAGGTAAAATAAAGCTCTCCTGAAAGACCACAACAGAGCCCACTGCCCCTTCCCGGGCACCTTGAGAGGCTTCCTGGAGTGGACTGCCTGCACCAGCACCCCAGGAGCGTAAGGAGAGACAGACTAGGCATGAATCTTGTATTaggaagggaaacataatctTCCGTGCTGCTCTCATCACCTAGTCCCTAAAGCAATCTTTCTGCTGGCAGTAAAATGCAAAAACCTGAGGAAACATCCTTCCACCTCcaactttaaaatacaaaactcaGAATGCCAGAAAAccagcaggaaaataatttaacaCACTTTTTGCTTTGAGACCATTCACTTTCCGGTAGCTCAACAGTGACTCAGGAATATCTGAGAAAAAAGACCTTTTGGCTGTGTGCACttcactgctttgctgctggaggctgggaaagaaaggaaagctggCGTGAGATGTTCAAAACAAGAGATGACTTGGTTCTATTTTTTCCAGAGGGTGTCAGAGGAGGGCTATCATAAGGAAGCCCTCAGGTCTTCAGGGAGGTGCTGCAGCTACTGGGCAGCTGGGCAGAAACTGCTGGAATGAAGAGAAAAACAGGGATACAGGCAAGGAGTTTTGCCCTTGGGTATGTTCCCGTGTGGACGGTGCTGCCTTCTTGGGAGCAGCATCCTCAAAAAGGGCTTCCCAGGGGTGAAGTCGTCCCTGTAGTTCACACTGTGCTCACTCCCCCTCCGACATACAGCAACACACAGTGCCTAGCAAGGGCAGGTACAACTTGCTGTAAAACCTGCAGGAATGCACAGCTATGCTGATTGTTCCAGTGACAGGCACAAGGCTGGGGACTGGGGCTGTAGGAGTCACAGGCAACCCTGCTGTCACCTCCCAGGAGGCCTCCACGCAATTCAGACTGCAGTCAGAGAAGTgaaattaatttgtgttttcaGGCTGCAAACAAAGCCCACGGCACCCATCATTTCTCCTGAAATCACAGTGCACGGGGAAGAGCACAGCAGGCTCTGTTGTGTTTCCCCTGCCCgctgtggggctggtggcagTCCGGGGTTGATACGCTGGAATTAATCTTGGAAAATCTCCTGGCAGGTCATGGCTGTTCTCGCTCCAGCCCACCCAGATTGCATCAAGAGGAAGCATCAGCTTATGCTgagttttttcctcccctccagaAAGGTGCCTGTTGCTGAGAGCATAACAACATGGCAATGGACATGAACCAAGGCGTAAATAACAGTGCAGGTGCCCCTGTGCTGGGGATGCTGTGTGATGAACAAAACTGCTGGAACAGAAATACAAATCCTCTTCATTTTGAAGTCATCCAAGGACTTAAAACATAGCAGCAACCCTTCAGTGTTGGTTTCAAatttatgtttctgtttcttcagcaagTAGATCAGGTACTGGAGCAAGCGACAGCACTCATGTGTAATTATAATATCGCTGCTGATCCTGCAGCTGGCAGGTTCGAATGGGCAGGGGATGCTTGCCAGCTCCACAATTAGCTTACCCTGGCTGGAACTGAAGACATCTGCTCCTCTGATCCCACGCCTGCTGCTCCACTGGAACCAGACCAGAGCAGGCACAGACCTTTTGTTGTACCAGAGACTTCTAAGGAAATGATGGTTGTCTTGCAGCCTCGtcgtgctgctcctgctgcaatTCCTGCCCAAGGATTGATGGGCAGGGTGGCAGATGAGTCAGGAGTTTTGGATGAGGAAAACCTGGCAAAGCTAGATTTGCCACTGGGCTGGTCAGCGTGTTCCCCATAAGCAGACGGAGCTCTATGCATTCAACCTTGTATTTGTAAATTCTGTGGGGTCCCCGGTGTGCACCTGTGCTGCCGGACCTGTGGGGCTgccagcccatggcaggggagctcctgggtgctgctgctccaCCTGCCATGGGTGGGAAACACATTCAGTGCCTCTTCACCGTGGCACACTTGTAGGCTGCAGCTTTTGGCTGGCTGTATGTTTAGTGTACCTTCCTGCACCTACTACAATCAACTATAGCTGTGTGGGTTTTGCTGTGAAACACTTCAGCCTAAAGTCGTTTAATAGAACAGAGTCTCTCACACATGAGCTGCTTTGCCAAGTTGTGCTTGGTAGGACACAGACCTGGGTGAAATTTTATTCACCTTCAATCATATCCAAGCCTCTCTGCTAGGAAGAATAACCAAACACAGAGGTGGAGCTTCTGGCAGCTGCTGGGCTCAAGCAGCCCCACAGCAATATGTGTGTGTGACTGCTGAAGCACGTTCTGTGTTTCAGTGGACTGTATGAACTGCATACCAAGTAGTGCTGCAACAGAAAACCTGTGAACAAAATGCAGAAGCCTTGCGGAGCAGCTTCATCCAAAACCAGGAGGAGTTTAGCTCTTTATTCTGCCACTACTTGATgttctgcagctccctgcctggcacGGTGACATGAGatactgtgtgtgtttgtgggtgctgcagGGGTCCCTGGGGAAGGGGCTACACTGCCAGCAGAAAAGGTACGTTGTGAAACCTGCCATCAGCAGAATAAGGCACCTGCACAGCTACTGCTGTTGATGAACAGTTTTTCTAGCCATCTTGCTTGCCAGATGTGCTCTCTTGCTTCCCTGAAGGTTAGAGAGATAAAACCAAAAAGGACTCATTGCTACTGCactaattttggttttttttttttcaaatcacaACATTTTGCCCTTGAAAATCCATCAGCAGTAAGC contains the following coding sequences:
- the CCDC195 gene encoding coiled-coil domain-containing protein 195; translation: MEGNTHLLQVIRKMRSQINKLERENRVLRGELQVCGQRAVPLEREAARGGGNSSMRNLASDGEGPVGSPAFLNRSIVAGPAPAPKEQTDTTMTVRRYSTAAPAPAPSSTRSHQAGERPLSNGLPGTAPPPAPPAAAQITSGEEKGLEKTPSNCLSYNHSSKTELFREHVYKCRGKVKAVSFLLPMDMSSYAEKQGSLTSPQNQSTKQLTTIAEKDM